A stretch of the Sulfuritortus calidifontis genome encodes the following:
- a CDS encoding M48 family metallopeptidase gives MLRSRVIQRETEQRELRLGGELVAYTLKRSSARRTLALKVSEAGEVIVNAPWRMALWRIEAFVAQHAAWLRERLQAAQRRDPAWHEGMALPYLGQVRALSLAPDALPCVFPLADRMIVGGRIEAVPQVVTEWYQAEAEPLLRQRLAMHVERIGQRMPRFRMTGATSRWGSLSPTGVLSLNWRLIKASLAEIDYVICHELAHIRVPNHSRAFWREVAALCPGFEPAKDRLRRNGAFYFQF, from the coding sequence ATGCTGCGTAGCCGCGTCATCCAGCGCGAGACCGAACAGCGCGAACTGCGGTTGGGCGGTGAACTGGTGGCCTACACCCTCAAGCGCAGTTCCGCCCGCCGCACTTTGGCCCTCAAGGTGAGCGAGGCGGGCGAGGTGATCGTGAATGCGCCGTGGCGGATGGCGCTCTGGCGCATCGAGGCCTTCGTCGCCCAGCACGCCGCCTGGCTGCGCGAGCGGCTGCAGGCCGCGCAGCGCCGCGATCCGGCCTGGCACGAGGGCATGGCCTTGCCCTATCTGGGCCAGGTGCGTGCCTTGAGCCTGGCGCCGGATGCGCTGCCCTGTGTCTTTCCCCTGGCCGACCGCATGATCGTCGGTGGCCGCATCGAGGCGGTGCCGCAGGTGGTGACCGAGTGGTACCAGGCCGAGGCCGAGCCCTTGCTGCGCCAGCGTCTGGCCATGCATGTCGAGCGCATCGGTCAGCGCATGCCGCGTTTTCGCATGACCGGCGCCACCAGCCGCTGGGGCAGCCTGTCGCCGACCGGGGTGCTCAGCCTGAACTGGCGCCTGATCAAGGCCAGCCTGGCCGAGATCGACTATGTCATCTGCCATGAGCTGGCCCATATCCGGGTGCCCAATCATTCCCGCGCCTTCTGGCGCGAGGTGGCCGCGCTCTGCCCCGGCTTCGAGCCGGCCAAGGACCGCTTGCGCCGCAATGGCGCGTTCTATTTCCAATTCTGA
- a CDS encoding lysophospholipid acyltransferase family protein: MILLRSLLFAAIQAGFTVLFALVILLAAPLPRLARYRLIALWGRFVIWLARVLLGIRFRVEGLEHLPAGPAVILSKHQSAWETIAFQQIFPPLSFVLKRSLLFIPFFGWGLALFSPIAIDRAAGREALRQIEEQGRRRLEQGFWVLIFPEGTRMPPGQTGRYQIGGAWLAAKVGVPVVPVAHNAGEVWPKNAFLKRPGTITVRIGPPIATEGRKPAEVLAETEAWIEGQMKTLPHAA, from the coding sequence ATGATCCTGCTGCGCAGTCTGCTTTTCGCCGCCATCCAGGCGGGTTTCACGGTGTTGTTCGCCCTCGTCATCCTGCTGGCCGCGCCTTTGCCCAGGCTCGCCCGCTACCGGCTCATCGCCCTCTGGGGGCGCTTCGTCATCTGGCTGGCGCGGGTGCTGCTGGGCATCCGCTTTCGGGTCGAAGGGCTGGAACATCTGCCCGCCGGTCCGGCCGTGATCCTGTCCAAGCATCAGTCGGCCTGGGAGACCATCGCCTTCCAGCAGATCTTTCCGCCGCTGTCCTTCGTCCTCAAGCGCAGCCTGCTTTTCATTCCCTTCTTCGGCTGGGGGCTGGCCCTGTTCAGCCCGATCGCGATCGACCGCGCGGCCGGGCGCGAGGCCCTGCGCCAGATCGAGGAACAGGGCCGGCGCCGCCTGGAGCAGGGCTTCTGGGTGCTGATCTTTCCCGAGGGCACCCGGATGCCGCCGGGGCAGACCGGCCGCTACCAGATCGGCGGTGCCTGGCTGGCGGCCAAGGTCGGGGTGCCGGTGGTACCGGTGGCGCACAATGCCGGCGAGGTCTGGCCTAAGAATGCCTTCCTCAAGCGGCCCGGCACCATCACCGTGCGTATCGGCCCGCCGATCGCCACCGAGGGCCGCAAGCCGGCCGAGGTGCTGGCCGAGACCGAGGCCTGGATCGAAGGCCAGATGAAAACCCTGCCCCATGCTGCGTAG
- the gmhB gene encoding D-glycero-beta-D-manno-heptose 1,7-bisphosphate 7-phosphatase, translating to MKLVILDRDGVINYDSDQFIKSPDEWKPIPGSLEAIAALNQAGFRVVVASNQSGIGRGLFDMATLNAIHAKMHKLTALAGGRIEAIFFCPHPADSHCGCRKPKIGLFQEIAQRYHIDLKGVPAIGDALRDMQAAAEAGATPILVRTGKGGKTLASGELPAGVRIFDNLADAVQALLK from the coding sequence ATGAAACTCGTCATCCTCGACCGCGACGGCGTCATCAATTACGACTCCGACCAGTTCATCAAGAGCCCCGATGAATGGAAGCCCATTCCCGGCAGCCTGGAGGCGATCGCCGCGCTGAACCAGGCCGGCTTCCGGGTGGTGGTGGCTTCCAACCAGTCCGGCATCGGCCGCGGCCTGTTCGACATGGCCACGCTCAACGCCATCCACGCCAAGATGCACAAGCTGACGGCCCTGGCCGGCGGCCGCATCGAGGCCATCTTCTTCTGCCCGCATCCGGCCGATTCCCACTGCGGCTGCCGCAAGCCCAAGATCGGCCTGTTCCAGGAGATCGCCCAGCGCTATCACATCGATCTGAAAGGCGTGCCGGCGATCGGCGATGCCCTGCGCGATATGCAGGCGGCGGCCGAGGCCGGGGCGACGCCGATCCTGGTGCGCACCGGCAAGGGCGGCAAGACCCTGGCCAGCGGCGAGTTGCCGGCCGGGGTACGCATCTTCGACAATCTGGCCGATGCCGTTCAAGCCCTGCTCAAGTAA
- a CDS encoding GGDEF domain-containing protein yields the protein MASERDYRSISPWTAEFVDPDIEAAFRADIEPAWARATHLALMVAALVFFVFTITDYLNMGASGQYGIVFFTRLAVSLFGLAAAFSARRFAAQLVNGMIPSVVVFTALCAFVLIIPYRPFSPGWHGMSMMAMLLGVYVFVPNRFALSIGMGLLGTAGFLWQVLTHFDMAANFVFTLLLLMAVINLLGGITVYRFNKMLREQFCTASTLREANERLSSEISARQRLEVELREMALRDDLTGAANRRQFFDQAERELVGTRRQGQSVCLLLLDIDHFRQINDRYGHVRSDEVLRTLMQTSRGWLQGTEWLARVGGEEFAVLLPGVGLSDALERAERLRQLLEQTPVNLVDATLYFTVSIGVAEAQAGDSLGMLMRRADSALHAAKQAGRNRVMSSGLVTA from the coding sequence ATGGCGAGCGAGCGCGATTACCGCAGCATCTCACCCTGGACCGCTGAGTTCGTCGACCCGGACATCGAGGCGGCCTTCCGGGCCGACATCGAGCCGGCCTGGGCGAGGGCGACCCACCTGGCGCTGATGGTCGCCGCCCTGGTGTTCTTCGTCTTCACCATCACCGATTACCTGAACATGGGGGCGAGCGGCCAGTACGGCATCGTCTTCTTCACCCGCCTGGCGGTCAGCCTGTTCGGCCTGGCCGCCGCCTTCTCCGCCCGGCGCTTCGCCGCCCAGCTGGTCAACGGCATGATCCCCTCGGTGGTGGTATTCACCGCCCTTTGCGCCTTCGTCCTGATCATTCCCTACCGGCCGTTTTCGCCCGGCTGGCATGGTATGAGCATGATGGCCATGCTGCTCGGCGTCTACGTCTTCGTGCCCAACCGCTTCGCCCTCTCCATCGGCATGGGCCTGCTCGGCACGGCCGGTTTTCTCTGGCAGGTGCTCACCCATTTCGACATGGCGGCCAATTTCGTCTTCACCCTGCTGCTGTTGATGGCGGTGATCAACCTGCTGGGCGGCATCACGGTCTATCGCTTCAACAAGATGCTGCGCGAGCAGTTTTGCACCGCCTCGACCCTGCGCGAGGCGAACGAACGGCTGTCGAGCGAGATCTCAGCGCGCCAGCGGCTGGAGGTGGAGTTGCGGGAAATGGCCTTGCGCGACGATCTGACCGGTGCGGCCAATCGCCGGCAGTTCTTCGACCAGGCGGAACGAGAGCTGGTCGGCACTCGCCGGCAGGGCCAGTCGGTCTGTCTGCTACTGCTCGACATCGACCACTTCCGCCAGATCAACGACCGTTACGGCCATGTCCGCAGCGACGAGGTGCTGCGCACCCTGATGCAGACCAGTCGCGGCTGGCTGCAAGGCACGGAATGGCTGGCCAGGGTCGGCGGCGAGGAGTTCGCCGTGTTGCTGCCTGGCGTCGGCCTGAGCGATGCCCTGGAGCGGGCCGAGCGCTTGCGTCAGTTGCTGGAGCAGACGCCGGTCAACCTGGTCGATGCCACTTTGTACTTCACCGTCAGCATCGGCGTGGCCGAGGCTCAGGCCGGTGATTCGCTCGGCATGCTCATGCGCCGGGCCGACAGCGCCTTGCATGCGGCCAAGCAGGCCGGGCGCAACCGGGTGATGAGTTCAGGGCTCGTCACCGCTTGA
- the glyS gene encoding glycine--tRNA ligase subunit beta — MSMKNLLVELFVEELPPKALAKLGEAFAGALFESLRAQGLLAADSGATPYASPRRLAVHVSNVAAQAADKPVAQKLMPASVALDANGAPTPALLKKLAALGLDAAVVPRLRRAMDGKAETLFFDTVVKGATLTEGLQKALDAALAKLPIPKVMSYQLSDGWTSVNFVRPAHGLVALHGAEVVPVAVLGLTAGRATQGHRFEAAAPTLSIRDADSYEAQMEAEGAVIPSFAKRRAEIARQLQAAAAKLGGGVKAIEDEALLDEVTALVERPNVLLGRFDQEFLAVPQECLILTMKANQKYFPLLDAAGRLTNQFLIVSNISPADPSQVIGGNERVVRPRLADAKFFFDQDRKKPLVSRVERLGNVVYHNKLGSQLERVQRIKKLAGEIARQLGAQAELAERAAWLAKADLLTDMVGEFPELQGIMGRYYAQHDGEPAEVADAIEAHYKPRFAGDAVPEGNIALAVSLADKLDSLVGIFGIGLAPTGDKDPFALRRAALGVLRILMERALPLDLMALLESARTQFASGLIADSVALDVFQFMLDRLRVYLREAYSADEVEAVLVQQPRRIDHVPAKLAAVRAFRQLPEAEALAAANKRIQNILKKAEAQAGNVELTLLQDGAERSLYEQWLAVKPKVEAALAGLDYTGALKALAGLRAAVDRFFDEVMVMVDEPLVRSNRLALLAGLAGTMNCVADIGQLSGK, encoded by the coding sequence ATGAGCATGAAAAACCTTCTCGTTGAATTGTTCGTGGAAGAACTGCCGCCCAAGGCGCTCGCCAAGCTCGGCGAGGCCTTTGCCGGCGCCTTGTTCGAATCGCTCAGGGCCCAGGGCCTGCTGGCGGCCGACAGCGGGGCGACACCGTATGCCTCGCCCCGCCGGCTGGCCGTGCATGTTTCCAACGTCGCCGCCCAGGCGGCGGACAAGCCGGTGGCGCAGAAGCTGATGCCGGCCAGCGTGGCGCTCGACGCCAATGGCGCGCCGACGCCGGCCCTGCTCAAGAAGCTGGCCGCGCTCGGCCTCGATGCCGCCGTGGTGCCGCGACTCCGGCGCGCCATGGACGGCAAGGCCGAGACCCTGTTCTTCGATACCGTGGTCAAGGGCGCAACCCTCACCGAAGGTCTGCAGAAGGCGCTGGACGCGGCGCTGGCCAAGCTGCCCATCCCGAAGGTGATGAGCTACCAGTTGAGTGACGGCTGGACATCGGTCAACTTCGTGCGCCCCGCCCACGGCCTGGTCGCCCTGCACGGTGCCGAGGTGGTGCCGGTAGCCGTGCTCGGTCTGACGGCCGGCCGCGCCACCCAGGGCCATCGCTTCGAAGCCGCCGCACCGACCCTTTCGATCAGGGACGCCGACAGCTACGAGGCGCAGATGGAGGCCGAAGGCGCGGTGATCCCGAGCTTCGCCAAGCGCCGGGCCGAGATCGCCCGCCAGTTGCAGGCGGCTGCGGCCAAGCTGGGCGGCGGGGTCAAGGCCATCGAGGACGAGGCCCTGCTCGACGAGGTGACCGCCCTGGTCGAGCGGCCCAATGTCCTGCTCGGCCGCTTCGACCAGGAGTTCCTGGCAGTGCCGCAGGAATGCCTGATCCTGACCATGAAGGCGAACCAGAAGTATTTCCCGCTCCTGGATGCCGCGGGCCGGCTGACCAACCAGTTCCTCATCGTCTCCAACATCTCGCCGGCCGATCCCTCGCAGGTGATCGGCGGCAACGAGCGGGTGGTGCGCCCGCGCCTGGCCGACGCCAAGTTCTTCTTCGACCAGGACCGCAAAAAGCCCCTGGTCTCGCGGGTCGAGCGCCTGGGCAACGTGGTCTACCACAACAAGCTCGGCTCGCAGTTGGAGCGGGTGCAGCGGATCAAGAAGCTGGCCGGCGAGATCGCGCGCCAGCTCGGCGCCCAGGCCGAGCTGGCCGAGCGCGCCGCCTGGCTGGCCAAGGCCGATCTGTTGACCGACATGGTCGGTGAGTTCCCCGAGCTGCAGGGCATCATGGGCCGCTACTACGCCCAGCACGACGGCGAGCCGGCCGAGGTGGCCGATGCCATCGAGGCCCACTACAAGCCGAGGTTCGCCGGCGATGCGGTGCCCGAGGGCAACATCGCCCTGGCCGTTTCGCTGGCCGACAAGCTCGACAGCCTGGTCGGCATCTTCGGCATCGGCCTGGCCCCGACCGGCGACAAGGACCCCTTCGCCCTGCGCCGCGCCGCGCTCGGCGTGCTGCGCATCCTGATGGAGCGCGCGCTGCCGCTGGACCTGATGGCCCTGCTGGAGAGCGCGCGCACCCAGTTCGCCAGCGGCCTCATCGCCGACAGCGTGGCGCTCGACGTGTTCCAGTTCATGCTCGATCGCCTGCGCGTCTATCTGCGCGAAGCCTACAGCGCCGACGAGGTGGAGGCGGTGCTGGTGCAGCAGCCCCGGCGCATCGACCATGTGCCGGCCAAGCTGGCTGCGGTGCGCGCCTTCCGCCAGTTGCCCGAGGCCGAGGCCCTGGCCGCGGCCAACAAGCGCATCCAGAACATCCTGAAGAAGGCCGAGGCCCAGGCCGGCAACGTCGAGCTGACTCTGTTGCAGGACGGCGCCGAGCGCAGCCTGTATGAGCAGTGGCTGGCGGTCAAACCCAAGGTCGAGGCGGCCCTGGCCGGGCTCGACTACACCGGGGCGCTCAAGGCGCTGGCCGGGTTGCGCGCCGCGGTGGACCGTTTCTTCGACGAGGTGATGGTCATGGTCGACGAGCCCTTGGTGCGCAGCAACCGGCTCGCCCTGCTGGCCGGCCTGGCCGGCACCATGAACTGCGTGGCCGACATCGGTCAGTTGTCGGGAAAATAA
- the glyQ gene encoding glycine--tRNA ligase subunit alpha, protein MPYFQDIILTLQKFWGEQGCVVLQPYDLEVGAGTSHTATFLRAIGPEPWRAAYVQPSRRPKDGRYGENPNRLQHYYQFQVVLKPAPENILELYLGSLAALGFDLKSNDVRFVEDDWENPTLGAWGLGWEVWMNGMEITQFTYFQQVGGIDCKPITGEITYGLERLAMYLQGVENVFDLDYAPGVKYGDVFHQNEVEQSAYNFEHSDVEFLLTAFNAHERQAKHLMEQKLALPAYEQVLKAGHTFNLLDARGAISVTERAAYIGRIRNLAKSVAQSYLESRARLGFPMAPGAWADEVLAKIAEKAA, encoded by the coding sequence ATGCCTTATTTCCAAGACATCATCCTCACCCTGCAGAAATTCTGGGGTGAGCAGGGCTGCGTGGTGCTTCAGCCCTACGACCTCGAGGTCGGCGCCGGCACCAGCCATACCGCCACCTTCCTGCGCGCCATCGGCCCCGAGCCCTGGCGCGCGGCTTATGTCCAGCCTTCGCGCCGGCCCAAGGACGGCCGCTATGGCGAGAACCCCAACCGCCTGCAGCACTACTACCAGTTCCAGGTGGTGTTGAAGCCGGCGCCGGAGAACATCCTGGAGCTGTACCTCGGGTCGCTTGCGGCGCTGGGCTTCGATCTCAAGAGCAACGACGTGCGCTTCGTCGAGGACGATTGGGAAAACCCGACGCTCGGCGCCTGGGGTCTGGGCTGGGAGGTCTGGATGAACGGCATGGAGATCACCCAGTTCACCTATTTCCAGCAGGTCGGCGGCATCGACTGCAAGCCGATCACCGGCGAGATCACCTACGGCCTGGAGCGCCTGGCCATGTACTTGCAGGGCGTGGAGAACGTGTTCGACCTGGACTACGCGCCCGGCGTGAAGTATGGCGACGTCTTCCACCAGAACGAGGTCGAGCAGTCGGCCTACAACTTCGAGCATTCCGACGTGGAATTCCTGCTCACCGCCTTCAATGCCCACGAGCGCCAGGCCAAGCACCTGATGGAGCAGAAGTTGGCGCTGCCCGCCTACGAACAGGTCTTGAAGGCCGGCCACACCTTCAACCTGCTCGACGCCCGCGGCGCCATCTCGGTGACCGAGCGCGCCGCCTACATCGGCCGCATCCGCAATCTGGCGAAGAGCGTTGCCCAGAGCTATCTGGAGTCGCGCGCGCGTCTGGGTTTTCCCATGGCGCCCGGGGCCTGGGCCGACGAAGTGCTGGCGAAGATCGCGGAGAAGGCGGCATGA
- a CDS encoding ATP-binding protein gives MSWIPRTLFGRTAAALLAAFAGVQLMALAVVWFSVVEPLARRSAEDLAARIELAAQTWVELPPQTRDDYELELALRHDLELGAVNRPLDTMEPASLFGDRLEAALQRRTGQAIALKQGPDPAWSWVELRLAGNLLRIGFLKKNYQLQAPLAAAGILFVGALLTALVALLMVRRTGLRLKRLAASAAEVGQGRLPALLPETGAVEWQELTRAFNQMAAEVQALLENRTTLLAGISHDLRTPLTRLRLALAMVEGADAKLIARMEGDLAEINRLIDAMLGFARALQVEPAQALDLNGVLAELAQAASAPERVQWQPAGPCVVPVGELALRRIVGNLLENALRYGADQPVVLQLICAEREAVIEVCDRGPGIPEAERAAVFRPFYRLEQSRSQAGGGSGLGLAIARQLADAYGWRIELAGREGGGLTARLVIPRG, from the coding sequence TTGAGCTGGATCCCACGCACCCTGTTCGGCCGCACCGCGGCGGCACTGCTTGCCGCCTTCGCCGGGGTGCAGCTGATGGCACTGGCGGTGGTCTGGTTCAGCGTGGTCGAGCCTCTGGCCCGGCGTTCGGCCGAGGACCTGGCCGCGCGCATCGAACTGGCGGCGCAGACCTGGGTGGAGCTGCCGCCGCAGACCCGCGACGACTACGAATTGGAGTTGGCGTTGCGCCACGACCTGGAACTGGGCGCGGTGAATCGGCCGCTGGACACGATGGAGCCAGCCAGCCTCTTCGGTGACCGGCTGGAGGCCGCCTTGCAGCGCCGCACCGGCCAGGCCATCGCGCTCAAGCAGGGGCCGGACCCGGCCTGGTCCTGGGTCGAGCTGCGCCTGGCCGGCAATCTGCTGCGCATCGGTTTTCTCAAAAAGAACTACCAGTTGCAGGCGCCGCTGGCGGCGGCCGGCATCCTCTTCGTCGGCGCCTTGCTCACCGCCCTGGTCGCCCTGCTCATGGTCCGGCGCACCGGCTTGAGGTTGAAGCGTCTGGCGGCCTCGGCCGCCGAGGTCGGCCAGGGCCGGCTGCCGGCGCTGTTGCCGGAAACCGGCGCGGTCGAGTGGCAGGAGCTGACCCGCGCCTTCAACCAAATGGCGGCCGAGGTCCAGGCCTTGCTGGAGAACCGCACCACCTTGCTGGCCGGCATCTCGCACGACCTGCGCACGCCGCTCACCCGCCTGCGCCTGGCCCTGGCCATGGTTGAAGGCGCCGACGCCAAACTCATTGCGCGCATGGAGGGCGACCTGGCCGAGATCAATCGCTTGATCGACGCCATGCTCGGCTTCGCCCGCGCCTTGCAGGTCGAGCCGGCGCAGGCGCTGGATCTGAACGGCGTCCTGGCCGAGCTGGCGCAGGCGGCAAGCGCGCCCGAGCGCGTGCAGTGGCAGCCGGCCGGCCCGTGTGTGGTGCCGGTGGGCGAGCTGGCCCTGCGCCGCATCGTCGGCAATCTCCTGGAAAACGCCTTGCGCTATGGTGCCGATCAGCCCGTGGTCTTGCAGCTCATTTGCGCCGAGCGTGAGGCCGTGATCGAGGTGTGCGATCGCGGCCCCGGCATCCCCGAGGCGGAACGCGCGGCGGTGTTCCGGCCCTTCTACCGCTTGGAGCAATCCCGCAGCCAGGCGGGTGGCGGCAGCGGCCTGGGCCTGGCCATCGCCAGGCAGCTGGCCGATGCCTACGGCTGGCGCATCGAGCTGGCCGGGCGCGAGGGCGGGGGGCTGACGGCCAGGCTGGTCATTCCACGCGGCTGA
- a CDS encoding response regulator has product MENPTPILIVDDDAGIRDLLADYLAQQGYAVATAGDGRQMTERLQQRLPALVVMDLMLPGEDGLSLTRQLKAAHGLPVIMLSARGEDIDRIVGLEVGADDYLPKPFNPRELLARIRAVLRRGEAQTDKAPPEQAEFGPFRLDLAAQRLSRDGAEIPLTQAEFTLLKIFVEHPNRALSRDQIVDWLKGFERDPFDRSIDVRVTRLRKKIEDDPANPVYIRTVWGQGYLFSPKGKG; this is encoded by the coding sequence ATGGAAAATCCGACTCCTATCCTCATCGTCGACGACGACGCCGGCATCCGCGACCTGCTGGCGGATTACCTTGCCCAGCAAGGCTATGCGGTGGCCACCGCGGGCGACGGCAGGCAGATGACCGAGCGCCTGCAGCAGCGGCTGCCCGCCCTGGTGGTGATGGACCTGATGCTGCCGGGCGAGGACGGCCTGTCGCTCACCCGCCAGCTCAAGGCCGCCCACGGCCTGCCGGTGATCATGCTCTCGGCCCGGGGCGAGGACATCGACCGCATCGTCGGCCTCGAGGTGGGGGCGGACGACTATCTGCCCAAGCCGTTCAATCCGCGCGAGCTGCTGGCCCGCATCCGCGCCGTGCTGCGCCGGGGCGAGGCGCAGACCGACAAGGCGCCGCCCGAGCAGGCCGAGTTCGGCCCGTTCCGGCTCGATCTCGCGGCGCAGCGCCTGAGCCGGGACGGCGCGGAGATTCCGCTCACCCAGGCCGAATTCACCCTGCTCAAGATCTTCGTCGAGCACCCCAACCGCGCGCTTTCGCGCGACCAGATCGTGGATTGGCTCAAGGGCTTCGAACGCGACCCCTTCGACCGCTCCATCGACGTGCGGGTGACCCGGCTGCGCAAGAAGATCGAGGACGACCCGGCCAACCCGGTCTACATCCGCACGGTGTGGGGCCAGGGCTATCTGTTTTCGCCGAAGGGCAAGGGTTGA
- a CDS encoding DUF3106 domain-containing protein, translated as MKPFSRLGLLLCLGLMAGPALAERPHDGEDSVRQGRLWLAQMTPEQRERLRERWERTSPEERAAIRRELRERVQNIPPEQREQVRNRLIERMQPARQERERPQEAEPPRNGFGQGFEHRRERMDWSDPGADRPGGRGRQR; from the coding sequence ATGAAACCGTTTTCCCGACTTGGACTGCTGCTCTGCCTCGGCCTCATGGCCGGGCCCGCCCTGGCCGAGCGCCCGCATGACGGCGAAGACAGCGTCCGGCAAGGCCGGCTCTGGCTGGCCCAGATGACGCCCGAGCAGCGCGAACGCCTGCGCGAACGCTGGGAGCGCACCTCGCCGGAAGAGCGTGCCGCCATTCGCCGCGAATTGCGCGAGCGCGTCCAGAACATCCCGCCCGAGCAGCGCGAGCAGGTCCGCAACCGCCTGATCGAACGCATGCAACCGGCCAGGCAGGAACGCGAGCGCCCGCAGGAGGCGGAGCCACCCCGCAACGGCTTCGGCCAGGGCTTCGAACACCGGCGCGAGCGCATGGACTGGTCCGACCCCGGCGCCGATCGCCCCGGCGGCCGCGGCCGGCAACGCTAA
- a CDS encoding glycine zipper 2TM domain-containing protein: MSIKQTTLGLAIAAGLIAATPALADKRHYDYAQVVASTPVYERINTPRQECWSERVGYETSRERSYAGAVIGGIAGGILGNQVGGGSGKTIATAVGAATGAIVGDNIDNSGPIRTSRRPVYEERCRSVDDWDRRLVGYDIIYRYHGREYSTFTSRDPGRRIRVSVQVEPEDD, encoded by the coding sequence ATGTCGATCAAGCAAACAACCCTGGGCCTGGCCATCGCCGCCGGGCTGATCGCGGCCACGCCTGCGCTGGCCGACAAACGCCATTACGACTACGCCCAGGTCGTGGCCAGCACCCCGGTCTACGAGCGGATCAATACCCCCCGCCAGGAATGCTGGTCGGAGCGCGTCGGCTATGAGACCAGCCGCGAGCGTTCCTACGCCGGCGCCGTCATCGGTGGCATCGCCGGCGGCATCCTGGGCAACCAGGTCGGCGGCGGCAGCGGCAAGACCATCGCCACCGCGGTCGGCGCCGCCACCGGCGCCATCGTCGGCGACAACATCGACAACAGCGGCCCGATACGGACCAGCCGGCGGCCGGTCTACGAAGAGCGCTGCCGCAGCGTGGACGACTGGGACCGGCGCCTGGTCGGCTACGACATCATCTACCGCTATCACGGCCGTGAATACAGCACCTTCACCAGCCGCGACCCCGGCCGCAGGATTCGCGTCAGCGTCCAGGTCGAACCGGAAGACGACTGA